The Dioscorea cayenensis subsp. rotundata cultivar TDr96_F1 unplaced genomic scaffold, TDr96_F1_v2_PseudoChromosome.rev07_lg8_w22 25.fasta BLBR01002002.1, whole genome shotgun sequence genome has a segment encoding these proteins:
- the LOC120257299 gene encoding uncharacterized protein LOC120257299: MENLMSHISIDAHGNQDVTTKLVTSVGPLSYNTYEQMVIDAGGLDFSPTYMEEPPNAVAQKFFDMLRAANQEAWPGCKNHSQLSVVARMLNMKAEHHLSEKCFNDFCQFLKEMLPADNAIPSNFYITKKLVQGLGLPVEKIHCCLNGCMIYWGVDSEQMSCKICEHPRYKRQQGSSYIKKNNIPYKKMYYFPLTSRLQRLYASNATAKEMRWHAEHEAEEGVMRHCSDSLAWKHFSNTHPSFAAESWNVRLGLCTDGFQPFGQSGQQFSSWPVIVTPYNLPPSMCMKEEYMFLTVIVLGPRNPKDMLDVYLQPLIAELRQLWEIGAETYDASRKNNFQMRAALMWTISDFPAFSMLSEWSTAGRKACPYCKEDSDAFTLTRGGKQSWFDNHRNFLPPNHPFRKNKTDFRKNRMVTKMAPTIQTRDEIFKEIQDLKLKRVMDTGAYETNSRIAKTTGWRKCSIFWDLPYWRTNLICHNLDVMHIEKNVFENIFNTVMNVEGKTKDNAKSREDLKEFCYRPELERNDATGKYPKACYTLDKQSKIVLCEWLRNLRFPDGYASNMSRCIDMRKLKLFGMKSHDCHVFMKRLLPIAFKELLPLGVCRALTELSNFFKELTSTTIREEDMLRLNEEIPLILCKLERIFPQSFFDSMEHLPVHLAYEAWIAGPIQYRWMYPFER; the protein is encoded by the coding sequence ATGGAGAACCTAATGAGCCACATATCGATCGATGCTCACGGTAATCAAGATGTAACCACTAAATTGGTTACAAGTGTTGGACCATTATCGTATAATACATATGAACAGATGGTTATAGATGCTGGAGGGCTTGATTTCTCACCTACTTATATGGAGGAACCTCCAAATGCAGTGGCTCAGAAATTTTTTGATATGTTAAGAGCCGCTAATCAAGAGGCATGGCCAGGCTGTAAAAATCACTCACAACTATCAGTAGTTGCAAGAATGTTAAATATGAAGGCAGAACATCATTTATCTGAAAAGTGTTTCAATGACTTTTgtcaatttttaaaagaaatgttACCGGCCGATAATGCAATACCAAGTAACTTTTACATCACAAAGAAGTTAGTTCAAGGCTTGGGCCTACCAGTTGAGAAAATTCATTGTTGTCTTAATGGATGCATGATTTATTGGGGAGTAGATAGTGAACAAATGAGTTGCAAAATTTGTGAGCATCCTAGGTATAAACGACAACAAGGTAGCtcatatataaagaaaaataatattccATACAAGAAAATGTATTACTTTCCTTTAACATCAAGACTACAAAGATTATATGCATCAAATGCAAcagcaaaagaaatgagatggCATGCTGAGCATGAGGCTGAAGAAGGGGTCATGCGCCATTGTTCTGACAGCCTTGCATGGAAGCATTTTAGTAACACCCACCCTTCATTTGCAGCAGAAAGTTGGAATGTGAGATTGGGGTTGTGTACTGATGGATTCCAACCTTTTGGGCAGTCAGGTCAACAATTTTCCTCTTGGCCAGTAATTGTCACTCCTTACAATTTGCCTCCTTCGATGTGTATGAAAGAAGAGTACATGTTCCTAACGGTGATAGTGCTAGGCCCAAGAAATCCAAAAGATATGTTGGATGTGTATTTGCAGCCTCTCATTGCAGAATTGAGGCAATTATGGGAAATTGGAGCTGAAACCTATGATGCATCAAGAAAGAATAATTTCCAAATGCGTGCTGCACTTATGTGGACCATAAGTGATTTCCCAGCATTTTCAATGTTGTCCGAATGGAGCACTGCAGGCAGAAAAGCTTGTCCCTATTGTAAGGAAGATTCAGATGCATTTACTTTAACAAGAGGGGGGAAGCAATCATGGTTTGATAATCACCGCAACTTCTTACCTCCTAATCATCCATTTAGAAAGAACAAAACTGATTTCCGAAAGAATAGAATGGTCACAAAAATGGCTCCTACTATCCAAACTAGGGATGAAATCTTTAAAGAAATACAAGATCTGAAACTAAAAAGAGTCATGGATACTGGTGCTTATGAGACCAATAGCCGCATTGCTAAGACTACAGGTTGGAGAAAATGTAGCATTTTTTGGGATTTACCCTATTGGAGAACAAATCTAATCTGTCACAATCTTGATGTTATGCATATTGAGAAAAATGTGTTTGAGAACATATTTAATACTGTGATGAATGTCGAAGGGAAGACCAAAGATAATGCTAAATCAAGAGAAGATTTGAAAGAATTCTGTTATCGGCCTGAGTTAGAAAGAAATGATGCTACAGGAAAATATCCCAAAGCATGTTATACTTTGGATAAACAGTCAAAAATTGTGCTTTGCGAATGGCTTCGAAATCTTAGATTCCCAGATGGCTATGCATCAAACATGAGTAGATGTATTGACATGAGAAAGCTGAAGCTATTTGGTatgaaaagccatgattgtCATGTCTTTATGAAAAGGTTACTTCCAATAGCATTCAAGGAACTGCTTCCATTAGGTGTTTGCCGGGCATTAACAGAATTGAGTAATTTTTTCAAGGAGCTCACTTCAACTACAATCCGAGAAGAAGATATGTTAAGGCTTAATGAAGAAATCCCTTTAATCCTGTGTAAGCTTGAGCGTATATTTCCTCAAAGCTTTTTTGATTCAATGGAACATCTTCCGGTGCACTTGGCTTATGAAGCATGGATTGCGGGTCCAATACAATATCGATGGATGTATCCATTTGAAAGGTGA